In Psychromonas sp. psych-6C06, the genomic window GTTTAACCAAAGCTTTGGTGAAATTAATCAGTTATTAGAAGGTTTGTTTAATTTTAAAGTGAATTGGTTTACCGACCCCTACATGGCTAAAACCATGATACTTATTGTGAATACTTGGTTGGGATATCCGTACATCATGATCCTGTGTATGGGGCTATTAAAATCGATTCCGAGTGATCTTTATGAAGCTTCTGCCATTGATGGTGCAGGGCCGATTGATAACTTTTTCAAGATCACATTGCCGTTAATGATCAAACCGTTAACGCCATTACTTATCGCCAGTTTTGCGTTCAATTTTAATAACTTTGTATTGATTCAGCTACTGACTAATGGTGCGCCAGATATTATTGGTTCATCGACGCCAGCAGGACATACCGACCTATTAGTAAGTTACACCTACCGTATCGCCTTTGAAGGCGGTGGTGGTCAAGACTTCGGGTTAGCCAGTGCCATTGCCACACTGATCTTTATTGTCGTGGGTGCTCTCGCATTATTGAACTTACGTGTTTCGAAAAAACAACAAGCTTAGGGGGCACAGATGCCAATAGTTAAATCTAAAAATGAAAAAAAACGTATTTGGTTTGCCCACCTTTTTTTATGGGTATTCTGTGCGGCCATTTTGTTTCCACTGTTAATGGTTATTGCTATCTCATTTCGTGAGGGGAATTTTGCTTCGGGATCATTAATTCCTAGCGATCCAACCCTAGAGCATTGGAAGCTAGCTTTAGGCATGGTGGTGACACACGCCGATGGTAGCGTCACCAATCCTCCTTTTCCTGTGCTGTTATGGTTATGGAATTCAGTAAAAGTCGCGGCTATTACTTCTGTATGTGTATTAGCGTTGTCGACAACCTGTGCCTATGCCTTTGCACGTATGCGCTTTGCAGGTAAAAAAGTGTTATTAGAGGGAATGCTTATTTTTCAGATGTTCCCCGCAGTATTAGCCTTGGTTGCGTTATATGCACTGTTTGACAAAGTGGGGCAGTACATCCCGTTCCTAGGGTTAAATACCCATGGCGGATTAATATTTGCGTACCTTGGCGGTATTGCGTTACACGTTTGGACCATCAAAGGTTACTTTGAAACGATTGATAAATCGCTCGAAGAAGCCGCTTCGTTAGATGGTGCAACACCTTGGCAGACTTTTAGAATGATTCTGCTACCACTGTCTGTACCTATTTTGGCCGTAGTTTTTATTCTCTCATTTGTCGCAGCGATAACAGAAGTGCCCGTGGCTTCAATTTTGCTGGTGGATGTCGATAAATACACCCTTGCGGTTGGTATGCAGCAATATCTTTACCCACAAAATTATCTGTGGGGCGATTTTGCTGCCGCCGCGGTTCTGTCGGCATTGCCTATCACCATTGTATTTTTACTCGCTCAAAAATGGTTAGTGGGAGGCCTAACAGCTGGGGGGAATAAGGGCTAGTTATTGAACACTTTTTGTAAAAATTGGGAAGCATGATGTTTACCATGCTCTCCCTTTTTTATTGGTATTATTGCCCCTGTAAAAACTGTACCGCGAGATCCGGAAAATCGGTAAATAAACCATCCACATCCGCTTTGATATAAAAAATATTAAGCAGATCATTAAAGCTATTTGCGTAATCGGGAATTTCTCCCTTATCTCGGCGGAAGGTATAGGGATGAACTAATAAATTATATTGATGTGCTTGTTCAACCAGTTGCGTAAAAATTAACTGCTGTTGTGTGGAGCGACTATCAACAATGCGAGGAAACCAAGGGCCAATCGCATCAGCATATTCACTGATTTTCTGCATCGCACCCATTTCATACATCCAGTCGTACTGATAATTTATTTTTTTGCCACCAATATAGTGACCTGTCTCAAACCAAGCGGTTTCAGCAATTAACTGCACTAGTTTGAGGTTTATATCGAGTGCTATAAACAGCTCGTTTTTAATTCGCAGCAACTCATGCGGATCAAAACACTGTAAAAAAATAGCATCGCTCTTTTGATGGTAGCCATAGTGTTTCAATGTTTGTATTACTGCCAGTGAGATATCTTTGCCTTCAGAGCGATGAAAGGCAGGCGCTTTTATCTCAGGGTAGATACCAATATTTCTACCGCGACTTTTATTCAATCCTTGAATAAGTTCAATCTCTTGCGTGAACGTATGTACTTTAAAGTCTGACTTCCAGAGTGGGAAGCGTGCGGGATAAACCGCTTTCTCCTGTGTAATAAAAGCTTCGGTCATCTGCAAAGACTGGATTTCAGAGAGTGTAAAATCAATGGCATAAAAGCGCCCATCTTGACGAGCGCGATCAGGAAAAACAGTCGCCACATTGGTTACAGTGTCCAAAAAATGATCATGTAATACTAATAACTGATCATCTTTACTCATCACTATATCTTGTTCAATGAAGTCGGCATTCATCGCATGGGCCATTGCTTTCGCCTCCATACTATGTTCGGGGAGGTAGCCACTTGCTCCTCGGTGCGCAATCACTATTTTTTTGCTCATAATTTATACTCTTATCATTCATATTCTATAGTGTAGTTATGAGTGTAGATATGAATAGAGAAATTGAAACTGTTGATATGTTAATTGTAGGAGGTGGCATTAATGGTGCGGGAATCGCCTGCGATGCAGCAGGAAGAGGCTTGTCAGTTGCACTCTATGAACAACAAGACTTTGCCGGCGCAACCTCTTCAGCAAGCTCTAAATTAATCCACGGTGGTTTGCGTTATTTAGAGCAATATCAATTTCGCTTGGTGGCAGAAGCGCTGGCCGAGCGTGAGGTACTACTCAAAAAAGCGCCACATCTTATTATGCCGATGCGTTTTGTTTTGCCTCATCAGCCATCATTAAGGCCTGCTTATTTAATTAAGCTAGGGCTTTATTTGTATGACCGCCTTAGTAGTCGAAGTCAATTGCCTGCGAGCAAAGCGATAGATTTTCATCATTCGGGAATTTTGCAATCGCAATTTGAAACCGGCTTTGAATATTCAGATTGTTTTGTTGATGATGCAAGATTGGTTATCTTAAATATTATACAGGCTAAACAGTTGGGAGCTAAGGTCAAAAATTACTGCCAAGTAATTGATGCAAAAGAGGTTGAACAATACTGGTTAGTGACACTTTATGATCAAGTTAATCACCAAACTTTCCAAAAACGAGCTCGTTTATTAGTAAATGCCGCCGGTCCTTGGGTGAGTCAATTTATTGATCAAAAGCTCAATGTTGAGAGTGAACAAAAAGTCCGTTTAGTTAAAGGTTCACATATTATTCTGCCAAAACTTTATGAGCAACCGCATGCTTATATTCTACAAAATGATGACCAGCGTATCGTTTTTGTTATTCCATATTTGGACCGATTCTCTTTAGTTGGAACGACAGATCAAACCTACCAAGAGGCAACGCATCAGGTTGAAATTTCAAAACAGGAATCTTTATATTTGTTGGATGTGGTTAATCGTTATTTTATTAAACAGAGTGGCATACAGGATATTATTCACAGTTTCAGTGGCTTGCGTCCATTGTGTGAAGACAAAAAAAGTAGTGCACAAAAGGTTACTCGCGATTATAAATTAGTATTACAACACGCGAATAATAGCGCACCACTTATCTCTATATTTGGCGGCAAGATAACCACTTATCGTAAATTAGCCGAATCTGCTTGCAAACTTGCGATGCCTTTTTTTCCTCAGATGAAAAAATCATGGACAGCAAAGACCCCTTTACCTGGCGGTGATTTTAACGGTACACCTGAGCAATTGACCTCACAACTTTTGCAAAGTTTTAACTGGTTAGATAAAAAAATTGCGCGTCGATATATTGCCCAATACGGTACTTTAGCGTGGCAGTTATGTGGCAATAAAAAAGGGCTTGGGGAATTTTTTGGCGCAGGATTATATCAATTAGAGATAGATTATCTAGTGAAAAATGAGTGGGTTATTTATCCGCAAGACTTACTTTGGAGGCGCACCAAATTAGCGTTATTTTTAGGTGAAAAAGAGTTGCAAAAAATAACGAAATATTTTAAAAATAGCCCCATCTGTAAGGGAGCCATGTCGGCTAAAGGAGAGATAAAGGACTAAACTTTAATCGCTGTAGTGAATAATTAAGGTCTGTTTTTTGACCTTTTAAATCAATAAAGTAGCATCAATTTGTTATCTTTATTGGCAACTTAACTTAAAGGTGATCTAGGTATTACCTATTTTTCAAATAAAGCGCTAAAAATAAGCTTTAAGACTAACGATAATAGGAGTGTTGTATGGGAAATCGAAACAGTGGTCATCTCTCAAATGATGCATCAGATACGGAAATCAGTGAATGGTTGGAAGACCACACCGATGAACACATTGAATTTATTGAACAGCAAGCTAGAAAAAAACACAGTGGTGCTGAGCGAGGGAAAGTTCGTCGCAGCATCGAAGAGATCAAAGAGAGAAATCGCCTGAGGGAATTACTCGGCGAAGATTATGACGAGTTATTAGACAGTTAAATTAGATCATACTCAATTGTATTAATATACCAAGTGCTAACACCACTTGGTGTATTAACCAATGCTTCGTCATCTACCTCTTTTTTGAGCAAAGCACGTGCCATCGGACTATCTATAGAGATGTAATCTTTACGCTGCTCAATTTCACCACGTTGGTATATTTCATCAGGCCCGACAATCTTAAAACGTTTTACTTCACCTTGCTCATTTTCAATGGTTACCCAAGCCCCAAAAAATACTTTTCCCGCTTGCTGTTTATTAGGTGTTACGACGGTGAGTTTTTCGAGACGTTTGTTTAAAAAGCGAATACGGGAATCGATTTGTCGTAATAAGCGTTTGTTTTCTTTGTAATCTGCATTTTCAGAGCGATCGCCTAAACTGGCTGCCCAAGCCACTTTTTCGGTTATTTCTGGGCGGTACTCCTGCCACAGGTAATTCAATTCACTTTTGAGTTTTGTAAACCCTTCAGGGGTGATGAGGTCGGTGCGCAATTTCATTGTTCCGTTAATTATTTTAGATGTAAAGGTTAGCGTTTTTTTAGCGCTAATTGAACTATTTTTAAAATACAGCCTCTAATTGTTAGATCTAATTTTAGAGGTTTTATATGTTTACAAAAAAAATAGTGACTTTAATGTGTTTGATTTTTAGCGTTGTGTTATTAACGGGATGCAATGACAGCGTCAATAAAAGCGATGATGCTTTGAGCTTATTAGAAACCGAGGTCTATTATCTACAAAAAATTCGTTTACCTGAAGGTGCAAAGCTTGAAGTGCGTTTAGAGGATGTTTCGAAAATGGATGTTGCTGCTGAAGTGATTAGTAGTGCCGTCAGAGAATTAAAAAGTTCGCCTCCCTATGCGTTACAAATTGCTTTTCCCAGTGATCAAATTAAGGCTAATCACCGATATTCATTACGTGCTTCGATTCGTTCAGGGGATGAACTGTTGTTTATCTCAACAACGCATATCAATCCTTTTGAAGTAGGTATTGCAACACCGATAAAAATCAAAGTTGACCACGTACAAAAGTAAATATCTATTTAACTATTGCGTCGATGACTCGAGTTCAGTGAGGTTAATGAAAGCGGTTTCATTTTTATCGGCGCAAATCCATTCACAAGCTTTAAAATCTAGGCAAACTTGTGGCCTAAGTGGGTTTTCAAAAAGTTTGCAAAGGTTATTTTCATCCAGCTGGATACAGCGCTCACCTGCTTTTTTACCTTTTTCCATCCCTGGAATTGCAGAGGTAATGCTTGGTGCAATGCAACATGCGCCACAGCCTAATCGACATTCCATATACTTATCCAACCCTAACTATTAAAAAAAGAGACTATTGTAACGTTTTTCGTTTTTTTTATGACAATTTTTTTCTGATTAATCGACTTTTACACTTTACTAATGAGCAGTTAGTACCATAGTTAATAAGAATAATATTGGAGATAATTAATGTTAGTAAAGCGGTCAATAAAAATTAGTTTTTTAATGCTCTATGTGGTGTTGTCTTCATGCCTTCAGGCATCGCAAAAAGCATTGTTAAATATCTCCTCTACATCTCAATCCGTTAACCAAGAGTTTTCGTTAAAGCAATTACAGCAATTGCCACAACAAAAAATTACCGCGCAACTTCCATGGTGTAATGAAGTGAATACCTATGAAGGACCACTTCTTGAAGATGTTTTTAAATTAGCAGGTATTCAAGGACGTTGGTTAACCTTTACCGGGTTAGATAATTATCAAATCTCTTTTGATTATAAGAGTATTAAAGAGTACAAGCCTATTTTGGCCTTACAACGCGATGGAGAATTGTTATCTATTAGGACTAAAGGGCCGTTATTATTGGTTTTACCCATTGATCAATACAGTGAATTAAATACACCGCTTTATCATGATTATATGGTCTGGCAATTGATAAAAATTGGGGTAGAAGATGTTAAGGGTAGCCTCTAAGCGGATTAAACGCAGTCATGTTTTAGTATTAACTGCAATTCTGTTTGTGACTTGCACCTCCATAAGTACCATCATGTTAATTAAAACCCATAATCTATTGTCATGGAGTGAGCGGGCTACTGGCCGTGCTTTGGTGCATTTGGTGGTAATGCAACAAGCATATTTATCCATTTTAGCATTGCATGAACATGTTGATGATGACGGGGCGGATGCGGAGCTATTGAAACATTACGATTTAGCTTGGTCAGCCTATGAAACCCTAATTAATGGAACTCGTCATGCGTATTTTATGCATGATCCACAGAACCTTGCTGATTTAAAAGTACATTTTAAAACTTTTAAAAAAAATGACCCCAAAAATAATGCATTGGTAAATGACAAATTACGTAATGCGTTACAACAAACACAGCAAGCTCATACCTACCTTCTTGGATTGCTAAATCATGAGTTTCAAGGTTTTGCTCGTCTGAATCATGAAAGAGATATTAAGTTGGTTAACATTAACCATGTGCTGGTAAGTAGCTTATTTGGGGTTAGTTTTAGCACTGGATTATTTCTATTTATTATCTTTCGTGATAGGCGACGCATGGCTTACTTAGCTTATCATGATGCATTAACTGGTATTGCAAATCGTGTTTCGTTAAAAGAAAAAATTACTCAGTTACAAAATAACAAAGTAGATTTTTGCAGTCTACTGATCGATATTGATGGCTTTAAATCAATTAATGATACCTATGGGCATGATATTGGAGATGAATTGTTAATTCATCTTGCTAATGAAATGAAAGCGGTTTGCGGTGAACGTCACTTTTTAGGACGATTAGGGGGAGATGAGTTTGCAATTGTTCACTTAGATAGACGTGGCATTGAGCAAATGTCGCAACAACTTTTAACGATCACTGCAAACAAAATAGTCATTAAAGGTTGTCAATGCGATGTTGGCTTAAGCATTGGGATTAGTTGTGCCATGGCAGAGCATGAAAGTTGGGTGGATGTTTTAAAAAGTGCCGATGATGCAATGTATACAGCTAAAGAAAGAGGGGGAAATCAGTACCAAATGCATGAATAGGAATAGTCATGCTATTATGTCGCCATAATTTTTAATGAGCGCTAAATATGATACCCAAAACAGCCCCTATCGCGAAAAAAAAATCACATATCCATGAAATTCATCAACATCAGCGTCAAGATAATTACTTCTGGTTGCGTGATGATAACCGCCAATCCCCTGAAGTATTAAATTATTTAAAAGAAGAGAATAGTTATACGCAGGATCAGATGCTACCCCTGAAAGAGTTGCAGCAAGAACTTTATGAAGAAATGGTGGCACGTCAAGAGCCTGAACTTGAATCGGTTCCCTATTTTAAGAAAGGTTTCTGGTATCTTTCACGCTTTGATGAAGGTAAAGACTATAGTGTTTATTGCCGTTATAAAGGCACTATGGAAGCTCCTGAAGAGGTGTTTTTAGATTGTAATCAACGGGCGGATGGCCATGAATATTACCAATTAGGGGATTTAACGCTTTCGCCTAATTCTATGTTGCTCGCCTATTCAGAAGACACCGTTAGTCGCCGTCAATATCGTTTACGTTTTAAAGATTTGCAAACCGGTCGAGATCTGGATGATGTGATTGAAGATGTTTCTGCTGTAGTCTGGGCAAATGACAATAAAACCATTTTTTATGTTAAAAAACATCCAGAAACCCTATTGCCTTATCGGGTCTACCGTCATCAATTAGGTGATGACGCTTGCGATGATGTGCTCGTTTATGAAGAGTTAGATGATACTTTTTATGTCAATATTTATAAAACTCGATCTGAGCAATATTTGGTTATCTGCATCGATAGTACGCAAACTTCAGAGTGTTTATTACTGGATGCTAATCAACCAGAGGAACAGTTTGTTGCCTTTTTACCGCGTCAGCGTGATCATGAATACAGCATCGACCATTTCCAGAATAAATTTTATATTCGCACTAATAATAGCGGTAAAAACTTTGCGTTAAAAACGTCAACACAGCCAACGCAAACCGATTGTAATAGATGGGAAACCCTTATTGAGGCGCGAGATGATACCTTGCTAGAGGGCTATGAGTTACTTAATGAATGGTTAATTGTTGAAGAGCGTTATGCCGGTTTACCGCAACTGCGCCAAATTAATCATCAGACAGGTGAATCTCAAACACTCTGCTTTAACGATCCGGTTTACACTGTGTTTAGCCATTACAATCCCGATCCTGATACGACTAAGTTTCGTTATCAATACACCTCCTTTACGACACCATCTACAGTTTTTGAACTCGACCTTGAAACAGGTAATACAACGCTCTTAAAACAGAGTGAAGTGATGGGCGAGTTTGATAGCCAACATTATCAAAGTGAGCGAGTGTGGGTTGTTGCCCGTGATGGTATCAAGGTGCCGGTATCATTGGTTTACCATAAGCAACACTTTAATCATCAAAATTCTTTGCTGGTTTATGCTTACGGCTCTTATGGCTACAGCATGGATATCGGTTTTAGCAGTGCTAACTTAAGCCTTTTAGATCGTGGCTTTGTATATGCTGTCGCGCATATTCGTGGTGGCGAAGAGTTAGGGCGAGATTGGTATGAACAGGGCAAGTTACTTAAAAAACAAAATACCTTTAATGATTTTGTCGATGTCTCTAAAAGTTTAGTAGAGCAAGGTTACGGCGATAAAAATCGCGTATTTGCTATGGGAGGCAGTGCTGGTGGCTTACTAATGGGGGCTGTCATTAATCAAGCGCCTGAAATATATAAAGGTGTCATAGCAGCTGTTCCTTTTGTTGATGTTGTGTCAACCATGTTAGATGAATCGATTCCATTAACCACCGGTGAATACGATGAGTGGGGGAATCCGAATGAGAAAACCTACTACGAATATATGCTTTCCTATAGTCCTTATGATCAAGTAAGCGAGCAGCATTATCCAAATATGTTAGTAACTACTGGCTTACATGACTCGCAAGTTCAGTACTGGGAGCCTGCAAAATGGGTGGCTAAATTACGTGACTTAAAAACGGATGATAATCAGCTGTTGTTATATACCGATATGGAAGCGGGACATGGTGGTAAATCAGGAAGATTCAAGCATTTTGAAGATACCGCGCGCGAGTTTGCTTTTTTGGTTAATTTGTCAGGCTAATTTTTAGTAAACATAAAAAAACGCCCCTCGGGGCGTTTGTTATATTGATGCCTGTTCTTACAAACTAAGCTTCTGCACCTTTAGGCTCTTCAGTGCGAGGAGTAC contains:
- the malG gene encoding maltose ABC transporter permease MalG codes for the protein MPIVKSKNEKKRIWFAHLFLWVFCAAILFPLLMVIAISFREGNFASGSLIPSDPTLEHWKLALGMVVTHADGSVTNPPFPVLLWLWNSVKVAAITSVCVLALSTTCAYAFARMRFAGKKVLLEGMLIFQMFPAVLALVALYALFDKVGQYIPFLGLNTHGGLIFAYLGGIALHVWTIKGYFETIDKSLEEAASLDGATPWQTFRMILLPLSVPILAVVFILSFVAAITEVPVASILLVDVDKYTLAVGMQQYLYPQNYLWGDFAAAAVLSALPITIVFLLAQKWLVGGLTAGGNKG
- the glpQ gene encoding glycerophosphodiester phosphodiesterase, whose translation is MSKKIVIAHRGASGYLPEHSMEAKAMAHAMNADFIEQDIVMSKDDQLLVLHDHFLDTVTNVATVFPDRARQDGRFYAIDFTLSEIQSLQMTEAFITQEKAVYPARFPLWKSDFKVHTFTQEIELIQGLNKSRGRNIGIYPEIKAPAFHRSEGKDISLAVIQTLKHYGYHQKSDAIFLQCFDPHELLRIKNELFIALDINLKLVQLIAETAWFETGHYIGGKKINYQYDWMYEMGAMQKISEYADAIGPWFPRIVDSRSTQQQLIFTQLVEQAHQYNLLVHPYTFRRDKGEIPDYANSFNDLLNIFYIKADVDGLFTDFPDLAVQFLQGQ
- the glpD gene encoding glycerol-3-phosphate dehydrogenase → MNREIETVDMLIVGGGINGAGIACDAAGRGLSVALYEQQDFAGATSSASSKLIHGGLRYLEQYQFRLVAEALAEREVLLKKAPHLIMPMRFVLPHQPSLRPAYLIKLGLYLYDRLSSRSQLPASKAIDFHHSGILQSQFETGFEYSDCFVDDARLVILNIIQAKQLGAKVKNYCQVIDAKEVEQYWLVTLYDQVNHQTFQKRARLLVNAAGPWVSQFIDQKLNVESEQKVRLVKGSHIILPKLYEQPHAYILQNDDQRIVFVIPYLDRFSLVGTTDQTYQEATHQVEISKQESLYLLDVVNRYFIKQSGIQDIIHSFSGLRPLCEDKKSSAQKVTRDYKLVLQHANNSAPLISIFGGKITTYRKLAESACKLAMPFFPQMKKSWTAKTPLPGGDFNGTPEQLTSQLLQSFNWLDKKIARRYIAQYGTLAWQLCGNKKGLGEFFGAGLYQLEIDYLVKNEWVIYPQDLLWRRTKLALFLGEKELQKITKYFKNSPICKGAMSAKGEIKD
- the greB gene encoding transcription elongation factor GreB is translated as MRTDLITPEGFTKLKSELNYLWQEYRPEITEKVAWAASLGDRSENADYKENKRLLRQIDSRIRFLNKRLEKLTVVTPNKQQAGKVFFGAWVTIENEQGEVKRFKIVGPDEIYQRGEIEQRKDYISIDSPMARALLKKEVDDEALVNTPSGVSTWYINTIEYDLI
- a CDS encoding YbaY family lipoprotein, which encodes MFTKKIVTLMCLIFSVVLLTGCNDSVNKSDDALSLLETEVYYLQKIRLPEGAKLEVRLEDVSKMDVAAEVISSAVRELKSSPPYALQIAFPSDQIKANHRYSLRASIRSGDELLFISTTHINPFEVGIATPIKIKVDHVQK
- a CDS encoding YkgJ family cysteine cluster protein; translation: MECRLGCGACCIAPSITSAIPGMEKGKKAGERCIQLDENNLCKLFENPLRPQVCLDFKACEWICADKNETAFINLTELESSTQ
- a CDS encoding molybdopterin-dependent oxidoreductase, with amino-acid sequence MLVKRSIKISFLMLYVVLSSCLQASQKALLNISSTSQSVNQEFSLKQLQQLPQQKITAQLPWCNEVNTYEGPLLEDVFKLAGIQGRWLTFTGLDNYQISFDYKSIKEYKPILALQRDGELLSIRTKGPLLLVLPIDQYSELNTPLYHDYMVWQLIKIGVEDVKGSL
- a CDS encoding GGDEF domain-containing protein, whose amino-acid sequence is MLIKTHNLLSWSERATGRALVHLVVMQQAYLSILALHEHVDDDGADAELLKHYDLAWSAYETLINGTRHAYFMHDPQNLADLKVHFKTFKKNDPKNNALVNDKLRNALQQTQQAHTYLLGLLNHEFQGFARLNHERDIKLVNINHVLVSSLFGVSFSTGLFLFIIFRDRRRMAYLAYHDALTGIANRVSLKEKITQLQNNKVDFCSLLIDIDGFKSINDTYGHDIGDELLIHLANEMKAVCGERHFLGRLGGDEFAIVHLDRRGIEQMSQQLLTITANKIVIKGCQCDVGLSIGISCAMAEHESWVDVLKSADDAMYTAKERGGNQYQMHE
- a CDS encoding S9 family peptidase, with product MIPKTAPIAKKKSHIHEIHQHQRQDNYFWLRDDNRQSPEVLNYLKEENSYTQDQMLPLKELQQELYEEMVARQEPELESVPYFKKGFWYLSRFDEGKDYSVYCRYKGTMEAPEEVFLDCNQRADGHEYYQLGDLTLSPNSMLLAYSEDTVSRRQYRLRFKDLQTGRDLDDVIEDVSAVVWANDNKTIFYVKKHPETLLPYRVYRHQLGDDACDDVLVYEELDDTFYVNIYKTRSEQYLVICIDSTQTSECLLLDANQPEEQFVAFLPRQRDHEYSIDHFQNKFYIRTNNSGKNFALKTSTQPTQTDCNRWETLIEARDDTLLEGYELLNEWLIVEERYAGLPQLRQINHQTGESQTLCFNDPVYTVFSHYNPDPDTTKFRYQYTSFTTPSTVFELDLETGNTTLLKQSEVMGEFDSQHYQSERVWVVARDGIKVPVSLVYHKQHFNHQNSLLVYAYGSYGYSMDIGFSSANLSLLDRGFVYAVAHIRGGEELGRDWYEQGKLLKKQNTFNDFVDVSKSLVEQGYGDKNRVFAMGGSAGGLLMGAVINQAPEIYKGVIAAVPFVDVVSTMLDESIPLTTGEYDEWGNPNEKTYYEYMLSYSPYDQVSEQHYPNMLVTTGLHDSQVQYWEPAKWVAKLRDLKTDDNQLLLYTDMEAGHGGKSGRFKHFEDTAREFAFLVNLSG